The Polyangiaceae bacterium genome includes a region encoding these proteins:
- a CDS encoding sel1 repeat family protein, with the protein MSNRTGTFILRFLLGASAASAVVACGAGGVGNAVRPKESSATEALEEGKCQGVGEGGEPLVVDWKPEQRGDLEIAMKEGVAVVGYSCEGIKLLKECHIEGNYGYMGMTRKEQVVRLNNSDEVRANLPLSGVKLSAELKRGSSLDVAMVMVGKQKTTWSEPTKTDLKGKCDGATHFVRGATVGAFVMETNTSGEAKAAAAFFGAETAGASASKRQVQNKDGDLGACKSATSSATNAPDQCGAPVRLLLVPIAKEKAADDKAPKAPAVELAKQEGGCPAGLVLAEGKCTKAADAPAYQCKAGDAKDCEAQCGKNHAGSCGALGVMHATGNGAAQDAAKAAQLFEKACGGGDTPSCVNQGRLLADGSGVGKDEAKAADLFDKACTDGVAEACGFLGVLLAEGRGVGKDTGKAAEKLKLGCDGGYDKSCGRAARLYASGDGVAQDLGTALQLFTKACRGADAAACSELAQMHEYGKGTSKNAMIAEMHYRRGCYMGNADACADLGRLEAAKPGGADGAKRSFTMACQRMSSFGCATMKLMYGGNSPFVPNPKDTMEWRNTCTKGDLRACTRLGVINAATGQTAGAKMDLQRACTGGDQFACLAGKAIK; encoded by the coding sequence ATGTCGAACCGGACCGGGACCTTCATTCTGCGTTTCCTCCTCGGCGCGAGCGCCGCCAGCGCCGTCGTGGCGTGCGGTGCCGGCGGCGTCGGCAATGCCGTTCGCCCCAAGGAGTCGAGCGCGACCGAAGCCCTCGAAGAGGGCAAGTGCCAGGGCGTGGGCGAAGGCGGCGAGCCGTTGGTCGTGGACTGGAAGCCGGAGCAGCGTGGCGATCTCGAGATCGCAATGAAGGAAGGCGTCGCTGTGGTCGGCTACAGCTGCGAAGGCATCAAGCTGCTCAAGGAGTGCCACATCGAGGGCAACTACGGCTACATGGGCATGACCCGCAAGGAGCAGGTCGTGCGCCTCAACAACTCCGACGAGGTACGCGCCAACCTGCCGCTCAGCGGGGTGAAGCTCAGCGCGGAGCTCAAGCGCGGCTCGTCCCTCGACGTGGCCATGGTCATGGTCGGCAAGCAGAAGACCACCTGGAGCGAGCCGACCAAGACGGACCTCAAGGGCAAGTGCGACGGCGCGACCCACTTCGTGCGCGGCGCGACGGTCGGCGCCTTCGTGATGGAGACCAACACCAGCGGCGAGGCCAAGGCCGCGGCCGCGTTCTTCGGCGCCGAGACCGCCGGTGCCTCGGCCAGCAAGCGCCAGGTCCAGAACAAGGACGGTGACCTCGGCGCCTGCAAGTCCGCCACCTCGAGCGCGACCAACGCGCCGGATCAGTGCGGCGCGCCGGTGCGCCTGCTCCTGGTGCCGATCGCCAAGGAAAAGGCCGCGGACGACAAGGCCCCGAAGGCGCCCGCGGTCGAGCTGGCGAAGCAAGAGGGCGGCTGCCCGGCGGGCCTGGTGCTGGCGGAAGGCAAGTGCACCAAGGCCGCGGACGCGCCCGCCTATCAGTGCAAGGCCGGTGACGCCAAGGACTGCGAGGCGCAGTGCGGCAAGAACCACGCGGGCAGCTGCGGCGCCCTGGGCGTGATGCACGCGACCGGCAACGGCGCGGCCCAGGACGCGGCGAAGGCGGCGCAGCTGTTCGAGAAGGCGTGCGGCGGCGGAGACACGCCGAGCTGCGTGAACCAGGGCCGTTTGCTCGCCGACGGCAGCGGGGTCGGCAAGGACGAGGCCAAGGCGGCGGACCTGTTCGACAAGGCGTGCACCGACGGCGTGGCCGAGGCCTGCGGCTTCTTGGGCGTGCTCCTGGCCGAAGGACGCGGCGTGGGCAAGGACACGGGCAAGGCCGCCGAGAAGCTCAAGCTCGGCTGCGACGGCGGCTACGACAAGAGCTGCGGGCGCGCGGCGCGCCTGTACGCCAGCGGCGACGGCGTCGCGCAGGATCTCGGGACGGCGCTCCAGCTCTTCACCAAGGCGTGTCGCGGCGCCGACGCCGCAGCCTGCAGCGAGCTCGCGCAGATGCACGAATACGGCAAGGGCACGAGCAAGAACGCCATGATCGCGGAGATGCACTACCGCCGCGGCTGCTACATGGGCAACGCGGACGCCTGCGCCGATCTCGGCCGGCTCGAGGCGGCCAAGCCCGGCGGCGCCGACGGCGCCAAGCGCAGCTTCACCATGGCCTGCCAGCGCATGAGCAGCTTCGGCTGCGCGACCATGAAGCTGATGTACGGCGGCAATTCCCCCTTCGTGCCGAACCCCAAGGACACCATGGAATGGCGGAACACCTGCACCAAGGGTGACCTCCGAGCCTGCACGCGGCTCGGCGTGATCAACGCGGCCACCGGCCAGACCGCGGGCGCGAAGATGGATCTCCAGCGCGCGTGCACGGGCGGCGACCAGTTCGCGTGCCTGGCGGGCAAAGCCATCAAGTGA
- a CDS encoding SUMF1/EgtB/PvdO family nonheme iron enzyme, with protein MRLDSRAPLLLLPLALGCRPARAEDQQVPSPSASVAPVPPPTASAAVTPASPAAPAPAGPCPPEMSRVGKACVDRWEAHLVLASEPARVHPHNQRPDKGVSYAARSSSGVFPQAYVNRIEARAACEAAGKRLCTLGEWYRACRGDKGATWPYGWHEKRTACNVMKPHLLGKLFGNDPRRWDYAKHFNAPELNTTPGGLAKTAEHAECTNAAGTFDMVGNVHEWVSDVVDASLEQKLPLRDDIRKKIGVNTGHGIFMGGFYSTGDEHGKGCGFVTIGHEPKYHDYSTGFRCCKDSG; from the coding sequence GTGCGACTCGACTCGCGGGCCCCGCTCCTCTTGTTGCCGCTCGCGCTCGGCTGCCGGCCCGCGCGCGCAGAGGACCAGCAGGTGCCCAGCCCGAGCGCGTCGGTCGCGCCGGTTCCGCCCCCGACAGCGAGCGCTGCGGTGACGCCGGCTTCGCCCGCGGCACCGGCGCCGGCGGGGCCCTGCCCGCCGGAGATGTCCCGCGTCGGCAAGGCCTGCGTCGATCGCTGGGAGGCACACCTGGTGCTCGCGAGCGAGCCCGCGCGCGTCCACCCGCACAACCAGCGCCCGGACAAGGGCGTGAGCTACGCGGCGCGCTCGTCGAGCGGGGTCTTCCCGCAGGCGTACGTGAATCGCATCGAAGCGCGGGCGGCGTGCGAGGCCGCCGGCAAGCGCCTGTGCACGCTCGGCGAGTGGTACCGCGCCTGTCGCGGCGACAAGGGCGCGACCTGGCCCTACGGCTGGCACGAGAAGCGCACTGCCTGCAACGTGATGAAGCCCCACCTGCTCGGCAAGCTGTTCGGCAACGACCCGCGGCGCTGGGACTACGCGAAGCATTTCAATGCACCGGAGCTGAACACTACGCCGGGCGGTTTGGCCAAGACCGCCGAGCACGCCGAGTGCACGAACGCAGCTGGCACTTTCGACATGGTCGGCAACGTGCACGAGTGGGTCAGCGACGTCGTGGACGCTTCGCTCGAGCAGAAGCTCCCGCTGCGCGACGACATCAGGAAGAAGATCGGCGTGAACACCGGTCACGGCATCTTCATGGGCGGCTTCTACTCGACCGGCGACGAGCACGGTAAGGGCTGCGGCTTCGTCACCATCGGCCACGAGCCGAAGTACCACGACTACTCGACCGGCTTCCGCTGCTGCAAGGACTCTGGCTAG
- a CDS encoding alpha-ketoglutarate-dependent dioxygenase AlkB — translation MRTELSLCSWLRLEPAFIGARESGALLSALVRELAWEAREIVLFGKRIVQPRLIAWAGSVPYRYSGQTLPAREPSPTLAELMERVERATCGDFNHVLVNRYRHGQDSMGFHSDDEPELGEDPLLASLSLGATRRFVIHPKKKSLGIASRTLELRDGDLLVMGGAFQHELRHGVPKQPGVSAERVNLTFRRLITSPGGS, via the coding sequence GTGAGAACCGAGCTCTCGCTCTGCTCGTGGCTCAGGCTGGAGCCCGCGTTCATCGGCGCCCGTGAGTCCGGAGCGCTGCTCTCCGCGCTGGTTCGCGAGCTCGCCTGGGAGGCGCGAGAGATCGTGCTCTTCGGCAAGCGTATCGTGCAGCCGCGCTTGATCGCCTGGGCCGGCTCGGTGCCGTATCGCTACTCGGGGCAGACGCTGCCGGCTCGAGAGCCCTCCCCCACCCTGGCGGAGCTGATGGAGCGCGTGGAACGGGCGACCTGCGGCGACTTCAACCACGTGCTCGTGAATCGCTACCGCCACGGGCAGGACAGCATGGGCTTCCACTCAGACGACGAGCCAGAGCTCGGCGAAGACCCCTTGCTAGCGTCGCTGTCTCTGGGCGCGACTCGGCGCTTCGTGATCCACCCCAAGAAGAAGAGCCTGGGCATCGCGTCGCGCACGCTCGAGCTGCGAGACGGCGATCTACTGGTCATGGGCGGCGCCTTCCAGCACGAGCTCCGGCACGGCGTGCCGAAGCAGCCCGGAGTGAGCGCGGAGCGCGTCAACCTGACCTTCCGGCGCCTCATCACCTCGCCAGGAGGATCCTGA
- a CDS encoding TlpA family protein disulfide reductase translates to MTAPKPRVPWRKRALRIALEIGLVAAVYFGVSAWQGRKLLGSASPAPAFSLRSLDGKQVALEDLRGKRVLLHFWATWCGVCRQEHGALNAVQAGLGPDEVLLSVVADSEDPETVRRYAAEAGIRYPVLLADAKVVRDYRVGAFPTNYFVSKAGQITGHTVGMSTRFGMNARLGCAR, encoded by the coding sequence GTGACGGCGCCAAAGCCCCGGGTCCCCTGGCGCAAGCGCGCGCTCCGCATCGCGCTCGAGATCGGCCTCGTCGCCGCCGTGTACTTCGGCGTCAGCGCCTGGCAAGGCCGGAAGCTGCTCGGCTCCGCGAGCCCCGCGCCGGCGTTCAGCCTGCGCTCGTTGGACGGAAAGCAGGTCGCCCTCGAAGATCTGCGTGGCAAGCGCGTGCTCTTGCACTTCTGGGCCACCTGGTGCGGGGTGTGCCGGCAGGAGCACGGCGCGCTGAACGCCGTCCAGGCGGGGCTCGGGCCAGACGAGGTGCTGCTCAGCGTGGTCGCGGACTCCGAGGATCCGGAGACCGTGCGGCGCTATGCCGCGGAGGCCGGCATCCGCTACCCTGTGCTCTTGGCCGACGCCAAAGTCGTTCGCGACTACCGGGTGGGCGCGTTTCCCACCAACTACTTCGTGTCGAAAGCCGGTCAGATCACCGGACACACCGTGGGGATGAGCACGCGCTTCGGGATGAACGCGAGATTGGGGTGTGCGAGATGA
- a CDS encoding LEA type 2 family protein — protein MKKLWIAGAFCLIACSKPEPPRITPHSARVTALTPLAIGIALELDVENKSPYPLVVQEVSGTLKLGAGQEVGRARSEPKGNVPARATTRLPAELSVPWTGLGALAPLAASGKPVPYSFEGTAKVGGAKLNLDVPFTVKGEITQQQILQAGLRGLGGMIPLAQ, from the coding sequence ATGAAGAAGCTGTGGATCGCGGGCGCCTTCTGCCTGATCGCGTGCTCGAAGCCCGAGCCGCCGAGGATCACGCCCCACTCCGCCCGGGTGACGGCGCTCACACCGCTGGCCATCGGGATCGCGCTCGAGCTCGACGTCGAGAACAAAAGCCCCTACCCGCTCGTGGTGCAGGAGGTGAGCGGCACGCTGAAGCTCGGCGCGGGGCAGGAGGTGGGCCGCGCGCGCTCGGAGCCGAAAGGCAACGTGCCGGCGCGCGCGACGACGCGCCTGCCGGCGGAGCTCTCGGTGCCGTGGACCGGGCTCGGCGCGCTCGCGCCGCTGGCAGCGAGCGGCAAGCCGGTGCCGTACTCGTTCGAGGGCACGGCGAAGGTGGGTGGCGCCAAGCTCAACCTGGACGTGCCGTTCACGGTGAAAGGCGAGATCACGCAGCAGCAGATCCTCCAGGCTGGGTTGCGCGGGCTCGGCGGGATGATCCCGCTCGCGCAGTAG
- a CDS encoding glutamine--tRNA ligase/YqeY domain fusion protein, with amino-acid sequence MTAPDRPKDFIRDIIDADLAAGRHQSVVTRFPPEPNGYLHIGHAKSICLNFGIAKDYAGVCHLRFDDTNPTTEDIEYVEGIQRDIRWLGFDWGDKLFFASDYYARLYDFAEELIRKGLAYVCDLNEQQISEYRGTITEPGKPSPFRERSVAENLDLFRRMRAGEFPDGSRVVRAKIDMASPNMKLRDPLLYRIKHAHHYRSGDAWCIYPLYDFAHPLSDAIEGITHSICTLEFENNRDIYDWLIDNVELPARPRQYEFARLNLTYTVMSKRKLLELVESGRVSGWDDPRMPTIAGLRRRGVTPEAMRSFATRVGVAKNNSTVELALFEHTLREDLNERSPRVLCVLDPLEVVIENYPEGQIEELEAAYWPHDVPKQGSRKLPFSRRLFIDQSDFAENPPKDFFRLVPGREVRLRHAYVIKCERVEKDASGKVTRLVCSYDPATRGGDSGGRKVRGTIHWVSAAGALDVEVRVYDRLFQTELPGAESGDPLSDLNPDSLVVLRGCKAEPSLAEAAPGDRFQFEREGFFFVDPSDSRPGTPIFNRTVALKDTWAKLVQKAEPKAEARKAEPKSAAKAAQREGLSTAARALVEAHQLSPEDARVLGEPGPLRSLFDSALPHHDNARAVASWIVNELPRSDEPLPFGGQEVAELVALIDAGTLSGALGKKVLGEMLAGGGSPRAIVEKQGLRQIADPAALVPIVEAVLARNADTVARYRAGNKNVLGALTGMILRETRGQANPKLVSQLLLEKLG; translated from the coding sequence GTGACCGCCCCCGACCGCCCCAAGGACTTCATCCGCGACATCATCGACGCCGATCTGGCCGCCGGGCGGCACCAGTCCGTCGTGACCCGCTTCCCCCCGGAGCCCAACGGCTACCTGCACATCGGGCACGCCAAGAGCATCTGCTTGAATTTCGGCATCGCGAAGGACTACGCCGGGGTCTGCCACCTGCGCTTCGACGACACCAACCCCACCACCGAGGACATCGAATACGTCGAGGGCATCCAGCGCGACATTCGCTGGCTGGGCTTCGACTGGGGCGACAAGCTGTTCTTCGCCTCCGACTACTACGCGCGGCTCTACGACTTCGCCGAGGAGCTGATCCGAAAGGGCCTGGCCTACGTCTGCGATCTGAACGAGCAGCAGATCAGCGAGTACCGCGGCACCATCACCGAGCCCGGCAAGCCGAGCCCGTTCCGCGAGCGCTCCGTCGCCGAGAACCTCGACCTGTTCCGGCGCATGCGCGCCGGCGAGTTCCCGGACGGCTCCCGGGTCGTGCGCGCCAAGATCGACATGGCGTCGCCGAACATGAAGCTCCGCGACCCGCTCCTCTACCGCATCAAACACGCGCACCACTACCGCTCGGGCGATGCCTGGTGCATCTACCCGCTCTACGACTTCGCGCACCCGCTCTCCGACGCCATCGAGGGCATCACACACTCGATCTGCACGCTGGAGTTCGAGAACAACCGCGACATTTACGACTGGCTGATCGACAACGTCGAGCTCCCGGCGCGGCCCCGGCAGTACGAGTTCGCCCGACTGAACCTCACCTACACGGTGATGAGCAAGCGCAAGCTGCTCGAGCTGGTCGAGAGCGGTCGAGTGAGCGGCTGGGACGACCCACGCATGCCGACCATCGCCGGACTGCGCCGCCGCGGCGTCACGCCGGAGGCCATGCGGAGCTTCGCGACTCGGGTTGGGGTGGCGAAGAACAACAGCACCGTGGAGCTCGCGCTCTTCGAGCACACGCTGCGCGAAGACCTGAACGAGAGGTCGCCGCGCGTCTTGTGCGTGCTCGACCCGCTCGAGGTCGTGATCGAGAACTACCCGGAGGGCCAGATCGAGGAGCTCGAAGCGGCGTATTGGCCCCACGACGTGCCCAAGCAGGGCAGCCGCAAGCTGCCGTTCTCGCGCCGGCTCTTCATCGACCAGAGCGACTTCGCGGAGAACCCGCCGAAGGACTTCTTCCGGCTCGTGCCCGGTCGCGAGGTGCGACTGCGGCATGCCTACGTGATCAAGTGCGAGCGCGTCGAGAAGGACGCCTCGGGCAAGGTCACCCGGCTCGTCTGCAGCTACGACCCGGCCACTCGGGGCGGCGACAGCGGCGGGCGCAAGGTCCGTGGCACCATCCACTGGGTCAGCGCCGCGGGCGCGCTCGACGTCGAGGTCCGGGTCTACGACCGGCTCTTCCAGACCGAGCTCCCCGGCGCCGAGAGCGGCGATCCGCTCTCGGATCTCAACCCGGACTCGCTGGTCGTGCTGCGCGGCTGCAAGGCGGAGCCGAGCCTCGCCGAAGCGGCGCCCGGCGACCGCTTCCAGTTCGAGCGCGAGGGCTTCTTCTTCGTCGATCCGAGCGACAGCAGACCCGGCACGCCGATCTTCAACCGCACCGTTGCGCTGAAGGACACCTGGGCCAAGCTGGTGCAGAAGGCGGAGCCCAAGGCCGAGGCTCGCAAGGCGGAGCCGAAGAGCGCGGCCAAGGCGGCCCAGCGCGAAGGGCTCTCGACCGCGGCGCGCGCCCTAGTCGAAGCGCACCAGCTCTCGCCGGAGGACGCGCGGGTGCTCGGAGAGCCGGGCCCGTTGCGCAGCCTGTTCGACTCGGCGCTGCCGCACCACGACAACGCCCGCGCCGTCGCCAGCTGGATCGTCAACGAGCTGCCGCGCAGCGACGAGCCCCTGCCCTTCGGCGGGCAGGAGGTCGCCGAGCTGGTCGCGCTGATCGACGCCGGCACGTTGAGCGGCGCGCTCGGCAAGAAGGTGCTCGGGGAGATGCTCGCAGGCGGCGGCTCGCCCAGGGCCATCGTGGAGAAGCAGGGGTTGCGCCAGATCGCCGATCCGGCGGCGCTCGTGCCCATCGTCGAGGCGGTGCTGGCCAGGAACGCCGACACCGTGGCCCGCTACCGCGCGGGCAACAAGAACGTGCTCGGCGCCCTGACCGGGATGATCCTGCGGGAGACCCGCGGCCAGGCGAACCCCAAGCTGGTGAGCCAGCTCTTGCTCGAGAAGCTCGGGTGA
- a CDS encoding TIGR04013 family B12-binding domain/radical SAM domain-containing protein, whose translation MRPLVVAVHARTGITALNVVTAALDADPRTAGTEVVFAPKLDAIGAAVAHGQSAGRPVLVAWSFYSGDAPWAEAELRRARALAPGARHVAGGVHATAEPEATLRAGFDLVVRGEGESTFVELVAALGERRSLPEIPGTSFLLDGVYTATGSAPRRPLDDFPAFNLRYGKWNPIELTRGCIYACSFCQTPFAFKARFRHRSVENVRRHVRAMVEQGARYARFVTPTALSYGASGEEPDLGQVEALLAAVRSELPAEGKLYFGSFPSEVRPEHVTPEALAVLRRYVDNDNLVIGGQSGSERVLAASHRGHGVAEVERAVRYAAEAGFRPDVDFLFGLPGETGDERRASLAFAEKLIGLGARVHNHSFMPLPGTPLSRARPEPLEPDVVSAMNRLESSGALYGQWRRQLLDARELVKRRGG comes from the coding sequence ATGCGCCCCCTCGTCGTCGCCGTCCACGCGCGTACCGGGATCACGGCGCTGAACGTGGTGACCGCGGCCCTCGACGCCGACCCACGGACCGCCGGCACCGAGGTCGTGTTCGCTCCGAAGCTCGACGCGATTGGGGCGGCGGTGGCGCACGGACAGAGCGCCGGGAGGCCGGTGCTCGTGGCGTGGTCGTTCTACTCCGGCGACGCGCCCTGGGCCGAGGCCGAGCTCCGGCGCGCGAGGGCGCTCGCTCCTGGGGCGAGGCACGTCGCCGGTGGCGTGCACGCGACCGCGGAGCCGGAGGCGACGCTCCGGGCCGGCTTCGACCTGGTGGTCCGGGGCGAGGGCGAGAGCACCTTCGTCGAGCTCGTCGCCGCGCTCGGCGAACGCCGATCCCTCCCGGAGATCCCGGGCACGTCCTTTCTGCTCGACGGCGTCTACACGGCGACCGGCTCCGCGCCGCGCCGGCCGCTCGACGACTTCCCAGCCTTCAACCTGCGTTACGGCAAGTGGAACCCGATCGAGCTCACTCGCGGCTGCATCTACGCCTGCTCCTTCTGCCAGACGCCCTTCGCCTTCAAGGCGCGCTTTCGGCACCGCAGCGTCGAGAACGTCCGCCGGCACGTGCGGGCGATGGTCGAGCAGGGCGCCCGCTACGCGCGCTTCGTCACGCCCACGGCGCTGTCCTACGGCGCCAGCGGCGAGGAGCCGGATCTCGGCCAGGTGGAGGCGCTGCTCGCCGCGGTGCGCTCCGAGCTGCCCGCGGAAGGCAAGCTCTACTTCGGCAGCTTCCCGAGCGAGGTGCGGCCCGAGCACGTGACGCCCGAAGCGCTCGCCGTGCTCAGGCGCTACGTGGACAACGACAACCTGGTGATCGGAGGGCAGTCGGGCTCCGAGCGTGTGCTCGCCGCCTCGCACCGCGGGCACGGCGTGGCGGAGGTGGAGCGGGCGGTGCGCTACGCGGCAGAGGCCGGCTTCCGCCCCGACGTGGACTTCCTGTTCGGCCTGCCGGGCGAGACCGGCGACGAGCGCCGCGCCTCGCTCGCTTTCGCCGAGAAGCTGATCGGCCTCGGCGCTCGGGTGCACAACCACTCCTTCATGCCCTTGCCCGGCACCCCGCTCTCGCGGGCGCGCCCCGAGCCGCTCGAGCCGGACGTGGTCTCGGCGATGAACCGGCTCGAGTCGAGCGGTGCGCTCTACGGTCAGTGGCGCCGGCAGCTGCTCGATGCTCGAGAGCTGGTCAAACGGCGCGGAGGCTAG
- a CDS encoding VOC family protein encodes MGHPVNWFQVSGSDGKSLQDFYKKIFAWRMSPSPDGSMMMVAKEEGGIEGGISKSMDGQSGVTFFVSVADIDAHLKKIAKAGGTIAMPKLKLDAGMGFIAGFRDPAGNWIGLWQAGKAPAPKKAAKAAPKATPPAKAKAAPKTTPAAKVKAPPKTTPAAKAKAAPKTTPAAKVKAAPKKAAKKSRR; translated from the coding sequence ATGGGACATCCGGTCAACTGGTTTCAGGTCTCGGGGTCGGACGGGAAGTCGCTTCAGGATTTCTACAAGAAGATCTTCGCGTGGAGGATGAGCCCGTCGCCAGACGGCAGCATGATGATGGTCGCCAAGGAAGAGGGCGGCATCGAGGGCGGCATCAGCAAGTCGATGGACGGCCAGAGTGGCGTGACCTTTTTCGTGAGCGTCGCGGACATCGACGCCCACCTGAAGAAGATCGCGAAGGCCGGCGGCACGATCGCGATGCCGAAGCTGAAGCTCGACGCGGGCATGGGCTTCATCGCCGGCTTCAGGGACCCGGCCGGCAACTGGATCGGCCTCTGGCAGGCGGGTAAGGCGCCCGCGCCGAAGAAGGCCGCCAAGGCTGCACCCAAGGCGACGCCCCCGGCCAAGGCGAAGGCCGCGCCGAAGACCACCCCCGCGGCCAAGGTGAAGGCCCCGCCGAAGACCACCCCCGCGGCCAAGGCGAAGGCCGCGCCGAAGACCACCCCCGCGGCCAAGGTGAAGGCCGCGCCGAAGAAGGCCGCCAAGAAGAGCAGGCGCTAG
- a CDS encoding glycosyltransferase family 2 protein yields the protein MPPTVCLNMIVKDEARVLMRCLDSVRPFVQSWVIVDTGSTDGTQELVRRLLADLPGELHERPWRDFGHNRTEALELARGRADYTLIIDADEILIPDPGFRLPELTADEYLTLHAAGESPTRFFLPQLVRSSLPWKYRGVLHEAIYCEVPHTSEKLNGLLCKGFFDGARNADPQAKYRSDARVLEEALKTEPDNARYVFYLAQSHRDAGDLEAAIGAYARRASMGGWAEEVFYSLLQLGVLLEKQGDPFEPAQAAYLRAYQFRPTRSEPLCELARHHREAKDYALAHLFASQARRIPRPDDVLFLDESVYAWRALDEYAIAAYYVGEHRESLAACERLLAEGKLPERHRERVAKNRQFALDALAKAPPDRRDKNRAKQQRRQRR from the coding sequence ATGCCGCCGACGGTCTGCCTGAACATGATCGTCAAGGACGAGGCGCGGGTCCTGATGCGCTGCCTGGACTCGGTCAGGCCCTTCGTGCAGAGCTGGGTCATCGTGGACACGGGCTCGACCGACGGCACTCAGGAGCTGGTCCGCCGCCTGCTCGCCGACCTGCCCGGGGAGCTCCACGAGCGGCCGTGGCGGGATTTCGGCCACAACCGCACGGAGGCCCTGGAGCTCGCCCGGGGTCGCGCCGACTACACCCTGATCATCGACGCCGACGAGATCCTGATCCCGGACCCTGGCTTCCGGCTGCCGGAGCTGACGGCGGACGAGTACCTGACCTTGCACGCCGCCGGTGAGAGCCCGACCCGCTTCTTCCTGCCCCAGCTCGTCCGGAGCTCGCTGCCTTGGAAGTACCGCGGCGTGCTCCACGAGGCCATCTACTGCGAGGTCCCGCACACGAGCGAGAAGCTCAACGGCCTCCTGTGCAAGGGCTTCTTCGACGGCGCTCGCAACGCCGACCCTCAGGCCAAGTACCGGAGCGACGCGCGGGTGCTGGAGGAGGCGCTGAAGACCGAGCCCGACAACGCCCGTTACGTCTTCTACTTGGCGCAAAGCCACCGCGACGCTGGTGACCTCGAGGCGGCCATCGGGGCCTACGCGCGGCGCGCCAGCATGGGCGGCTGGGCCGAAGAGGTCTTCTACTCCCTCTTGCAGCTCGGCGTGCTGCTCGAGAAGCAGGGCGACCCCTTCGAGCCGGCGCAGGCGGCGTACCTGCGCGCCTACCAGTTCCGCCCGACCCGCTCCGAGCCGCTCTGCGAGCTGGCCCGGCACCACCGCGAGGCCAAGGACTACGCGCTGGCGCACCTGTTCGCGAGCCAGGCCCGGCGCATCCCGCGACCGGACGACGTTCTGTTCCTGGACGAGTCGGTGTACGCCTGGCGCGCGCTCGACGAGTACGCCATCGCCGCCTACTACGTGGGCGAGCATCGGGAGTCCCTGGCTGCCTGCGAGCGCCTGCTCGCCGAAGGCAAGCTACCGGAGAGACACCGCGAACGCGTGGCGAAGAACCGGCAGTTCGCGCTGGATGCGCTGGCAAAGGCGCCGCCGGACAGGCGCGACAAGAACCGCGCCAAGCAGCAGCGCAGGCAGCGCCGCTAG
- a CDS encoding PDZ domain-containing protein yields the protein MRPIASLFLAAALLGGPAVAQPKAKPKPPAAAQKPPASSWSFSFKSGRGRLGVNATDMTEELRDYFGAPKNAGVLVQRVEPGTPAAKAGLKVGDVITRVGGEPVESPSDVSRALADKKNGELVPVSVVRGRRALQLQAKLDSDPPADSGMDFDFSFEGFGDLFKGMGPGNSKQFFKQWQWKWPNDGKDDAPADPDRIEKRMKELEKRFRDMEKKQQKPPAKTKA from the coding sequence ATGCGACCGATAGCCTCCCTGTTCCTCGCGGCGGCGCTCCTCGGCGGTCCGGCCGTCGCCCAACCGAAGGCCAAGCCCAAGCCCCCGGCAGCGGCCCAAAAGCCCCCGGCCTCGTCGTGGAGCTTCTCGTTCAAGAGCGGACGCGGGCGGCTCGGGGTGAACGCCACCGACATGACCGAGGAGCTCCGCGACTACTTCGGCGCCCCGAAGAACGCCGGCGTGCTGGTGCAGCGCGTGGAGCCCGGGACCCCGGCGGCAAAGGCGGGGCTCAAGGTCGGCGACGTGATCACGCGCGTGGGTGGCGAGCCGGTCGAGAGTCCGAGCGACGTCTCGCGCGCCCTCGCGGACAAGAAGAACGGCGAGCTGGTCCCAGTCAGCGTGGTGCGCGGGCGCCGCGCGCTTCAGCTCCAGGCCAAGCTGGACAGCGATCCGCCCGCCGACAGCGGCATGGACTTCGACTTCTCCTTCGAAGGCTTCGGGGATCTGTTCAAGGGCATGGGGCCTGGCAACAGCAAGCAGTTCTTCAAGCAGTGGCAGTGGAAGTGGCCCAACGACGGCAAGGATGACGCTCCGGCAGATCCCGATCGCATCGAGAAGCGCATGAAGGAGCTCGAGAAACGCTTCCGGGACATGGAGAAGAAGCAGCAGAAGCCGCCGGCGAAGACCAAGGCGTGA